A segment of the Marinitoga hydrogenitolerans DSM 16785 genome:
TGCTGGTGGAATCATTTTTATCCCGACTATTGTTGTTATGAATATTGTTGCTTATTTCTTTTTAAAAGATATTATTTTTTTATACATTTCAATTTCCTCATTGTTATTTGGATTTATAGGCTTTTTTGATGATTTTAGCTCTATTCTAAAAAAAGATGCTATGGGTTTAACTCCAAAAAGAAAATTACTCCTTCAAATATTATTTTCAATGATTTTATTTTTTTCGTTTTTTAAAGAAAATAATAATATTAATCTCTATATTCCATTTATTAAATCAGCTTTATCTGTAAATGTAAAATTATATTTTTTATTTTATATTTTCTTTTTCACAGGTTTTTCAAATGCCACTAACCTAACAGATGGTTTAGATGGTTTAGCAGGCGGAACATTTGTAATATCCTCAATATTTACAATATTAATTGGTGTATTATTTTTTCATACACCAGTATTTTTATTGTTTACTATTACATTACCCGTCTCTATTTTTCTTTTATTTAATGCCAAACCAGCAAAAGTTTTTATGGGAGATACTGGCTCTCTTGCATTGGGAGCTATATTAGCTGCTTTAACTTCTTATTATCATATAGAATTGTTTTTAATTTTTACAGGATTTATATTTGTAGTTGAAACACTTAGTGTTATTATTCAGGTTTCTTCTTTTAAATTAAGAGGTAAAAGGGTCTTTTTAATGTCTCCAATACATCATCATTATGAATTAAAAAAGTGGCCTGAAGAAAATATTACTTTCAGGTTTATTATAATCAATATTATATTTTCATTAATAGGTCTTGGGGGTATATTATGAAAATCTGTCTTGTAGGTTATGGTTTAAGCAATGAAGCGCTACTTAAAAATATCTTAATTAAAGAAAATGTTGAAATAAGTGTAAGTAATAATAAGCCTTTTTCCAACAAGGATATTATCTTTTTTGAAAATAATGGTATTTTATATGAGGACAGACATGGAGATTTATTAAAAAATACTGATTTAGCAATTATCAGCCCAGGCATTCCTCCAACAAGTTTACCCATTCAAATAATAAAAGAAAAAAATATACCTTATACTACAGAAATTGCATATACATGGAAAAAAATCAAAAAAGAAAATCCTCAGGCAATGTTCATAGCAATCACAGGAACAAATGGTAAATCCACAACAACAAAATTAATAGGCCACCTCTTAGAAGATTCTTATAATATTTTTGTAGGTGGAAATCTTGGAACACCTCTTTCTAATGCTAATTTTAACAAAGAAATTTATGTCACTGAAGTTTCGAGTTTTCAATTGTTTTGGGGGAATAAGTTTATCCCAGAGCTTTCTGTTTTGATTAATCTAATGCCTGATCACCTTGATTGGCATTCATCCCTTGATGAATATTATTATACAAAAATAAATTTAATACTTAAAAGTATTGATAATAAAGGTATTGGATTTGTTAATTCAAATTTGAAATCCTACATTAATTCCAACAATAAAAATTTATTCTTTTTCGGGGAAAATGGTGATTATTTGTGGAAAAATAACATGATAGAAACAAAAAATAATATTAATATAAAAGTAGAAAATGAAGTTTTAAGTTTAGACTTATACAGAGAAGATATATTAGCTGCAGTTGCCGTTGCATTAAACCTTGATATATCTAAAGAATTAATTGAAAAAAAGATAAAATCATTTAAATCACTAGAACATAGATTAGAATATATCGGTGAGTATAGGGGTATTAAATTTTTTAATGATTCAAAAGCAACCAATGTTCACGCTGCATTTTCCGCTTATAAATCCTTTAAAGGGAAAAAATATATTGCTCTATTATCAGGCCGACCTAAAAATGAAGATATGACTGATTTTTTAATTGAATTACAAAATAATGCACAAAAGACCCTTGTTTTCGGAGAAATGGCTAACGAAATAAAAAAATATCCCTTTTTTACTAATTACATTATAGAGGAAAATTTAGAATTAGCTATTAGAAAGGCTGTTTCTCTGGCAAAAAAGAATTACTATATTATATTTTCACCTGCAGGTGCAAGCTACGATTTATTTAAAAATTACAAAGAGCGCGGAAAAATATTTAAAAAAGAAGTATATAAACTTATGGAGATGGTATAGTGAAAAAGTCTCAAATCTTAAGAAATAGGGCTATTTTATTTATAAGTGCTGTTGGTATGGCTTTAATCCTTGGAACATTTTTTGTATATAGTTCTTTAAAAGCTATGGAATATACATTTTCAACTGTACAAATAGATAAAATGTTTCAAAAACACATATTCACAATTTTATTTTCTTCTTTTTTAGGATTTATTGCTTTTTTCTTATCTAAACGCATTACAAAAAGCCGGCATTTTATGAATATACTTTTTGTGTTTTTTACAGTATTGCTTGTCTTAGCTCTAACTCAATCACCTATTAATGGTACTAAACGATGGATTTCTATTTTGGGGATTCAAATACAACCATCAGAGTTCATAAAATTATTTTTACCTTTATATTTATCATGGTATTATTATAAAATTAAAGAAAAAAAATCAACATTTACATTTGGTATAGTGATTCCTTTAATAATCATATTTCTAGAAATATCTTTAATATTTTTAGAACCAGACTTAAGTTCATCAATCTTAATATTTATACTTGCAATATTGACTATCTATGTTAACGGAGTAAAAAATATACATTTTTACTTAACCATAATCTTGATAATAATAACAGGACTATTTATTATAGCAAATACCAATTTCCTTCAAGATTATCAAAGATCACGATTAGAACAATTTTCAAATAAAGAAGAAAACTATCAATTGCAACAATCGTTAGACGCTATAACAAGCGGAGGTTTGTTTGGATCTGGCACATTTATTGGTGAAGAAAAATACACGGTTCCATATTCATATAGCGATTTCATTATAGCTGTAATTGGTGAAGAATGGGGAAAATTTGGAATTCTCATGGTTATTACTCTATATTTTTTAATATCTAGGGAGCTAATTTTAATTTCAAATTATATTAAAAATTCAGCTGCACGTAATTTTATGGTTGTATTTGCATTCTGGATTTTTTTTCAAAGTTTTATTAATATCGGAGTTTCTGTTGGTATGTTGCCTACAACAGGTGTAACTCTCCCTTTAATGAGTTATGGAAACTCATCTTTATTAATTACACTAATTTCTATTGGGTATATTATGGGAATGATCTATTATGAAATAATTGAAGAAAAAGTTATAGACAAAATAGAACAAAAGGTGGAAAGCACAGATGAAATATAAAATTGTTGTATCTGGCGGTGGAACTGGAGGTCATTATTATCCAGCTTACGCTGTTATTAAAGAATTAGAAAAAAATATAGATGTTGAATTAACATATTTTACTATATATAATAGATTAGATTATTTTAAGGTGCCAAAAGATTTCCCTGACGCTCAACATATCCCATTAAAGGTTAAAGGATTAATAAGACCCTTGTATTCAATAAAAAATATCAATGTGTTAATTAATACATATATAAATTATATCAAGGTTAAAAAAATTCTTAAACAAATTACTCCAAACTTTATTATATTAACAGGAGGCTATGTGACAGTACCTGTGGGATTAGCAGCAAAAGATTTAAATATTCCTATTTTTATTCTTGAACAAAATAAAATAATGGGTGTTGCCAACAGAGTTCTTAGCAAATATGCGAAAAAAATCTTTCTTACGTATAATAATACAATAGGAAATAAATATCCTGAAAAAAGTATAACAAGTGGTAATCCTCTAAGAATACCTTCAAATATAAATAGAAATAAATTATTGAATGATTTGGATTTTAATGAATCTTTGCCTTTGATTACTATATTTGGCGGAAGTCTTGGCTCTGAAT
Coding sequences within it:
- the mraY gene encoding phospho-N-acetylmuramoyl-pentapeptide-transferase; protein product: MLLLFSLIIIFSEFLLYPKYIKWAKKRQFGQYIRPEGPDLHGYKQGTPTAGGIIFIPTIVVMNIVAYFFLKDIIFLYISISSLLFGFIGFFDDFSSILKKDAMGLTPKRKLLLQILFSMILFFSFFKENNNINLYIPFIKSALSVNVKLYFLFYIFFFTGFSNATNLTDGLDGLAGGTFVISSIFTILIGVLFFHTPVFLLFTITLPVSIFLLFNAKPAKVFMGDTGSLALGAILAALTSYYHIELFLIFTGFIFVVETLSVIIQVSSFKLRGKRVFLMSPIHHHYELKKWPEENITFRFIIINIIFSLIGLGGIL
- the murD gene encoding UDP-N-acetylmuramoyl-L-alanine--D-glutamate ligase; its protein translation is MKICLVGYGLSNEALLKNILIKENVEISVSNNKPFSNKDIIFFENNGILYEDRHGDLLKNTDLAIISPGIPPTSLPIQIIKEKNIPYTTEIAYTWKKIKKENPQAMFIAITGTNGKSTTTKLIGHLLEDSYNIFVGGNLGTPLSNANFNKEIYVTEVSSFQLFWGNKFIPELSVLINLMPDHLDWHSSLDEYYYTKINLILKSIDNKGIGFVNSNLKSYINSNNKNLFFFGENGDYLWKNNMIETKNNINIKVENEVLSLDLYREDILAAVAVALNLDISKELIEKKIKSFKSLEHRLEYIGEYRGIKFFNDSKATNVHAAFSAYKSFKGKKYIALLSGRPKNEDMTDFLIELQNNAQKTLVFGEMANEIKKYPFFTNYIIEENLELAIRKAVSLAKKNYYIIFSPAGASYDLFKNYKERGKIFKKEVYKLMEMV
- a CDS encoding FtsW/RodA/SpoVE family cell cycle protein, which codes for MKKSQILRNRAILFISAVGMALILGTFFVYSSLKAMEYTFSTVQIDKMFQKHIFTILFSSFLGFIAFFLSKRITKSRHFMNILFVFFTVLLVLALTQSPINGTKRWISILGIQIQPSEFIKLFLPLYLSWYYYKIKEKKSTFTFGIVIPLIIIFLEISLIFLEPDLSSSILIFILAILTIYVNGVKNIHFYLTIILIIITGLFIIANTNFLQDYQRSRLEQFSNKEENYQLQQSLDAITSGGLFGSGTFIGEEKYTVPYSYSDFIIAVIGEEWGKFGILMVITLYFLISRELILISNYIKNSAARNFMVVFAFWIFFQSFINIGVSVGMLPTTGVTLPLMSYGNSSLLITLISIGYIMGMIYYEIIEEKVIDKIEQKVESTDEI
- a CDS encoding UDP-N-acetylglucosamine--N-acetylmuramyl-(pentapeptide) pyrophosphoryl-undecaprenol N-acetylglucosamine transferase; protein product: MKYKIVVSGGGTGGHYYPAYAVIKELEKNIDVELTYFTIYNRLDYFKVPKDFPDAQHIPLKVKGLIRPLYSIKNINVLINTYINYIKVKKILKQITPNFIILTGGYVTVPVGLAAKDLNIPIFILEQNKIMGVANRVLSKYAKKIFLTYNNTIGNKYPEKSITSGNPLRIPSNINRNKLLNDLDFNESLPLITIFGGSLGSEFIDNLMIDVYNKITNINFIHISKKLKSKWENVKIFDYLDNLTEYLAISDMVISRGGATSLSEIDFFEIPAIIIPWGNSAENQQFLNAKGINKENIHIFTENDVKPQSIIDIIYNVKKKNNYTIKKQNPSKFIVKTILDSLGGA